A genomic segment from Janibacter sp. DB-40 encodes:
- the map gene encoding type I methionyl aminopeptidase produces the protein MGLFARERVRARTPQQLRAMRVAGLLVGRTLAMLREEIRPGVTTGQLDALAEDHIRSGGGIPNFQLVPGYEHTLCTSVNEEIVHGIPGDRVLREGDLLSIDCGAEVEGWNGDAAITVVVGGAQAGDPAAARLSEVTHRSLWAGIAALRRGGDLNDVGGAVEDSVLADARADGVEYGIVADYTGHGIGEQMHLPPMVPNYRIRGRAPGTPVGSTIAIEPMITLGAEANHVLADDWTVVTDSGRPAAHWEHSVALTEHGIWVLTALDGGEAELTARGAPFGPVD, from the coding sequence GTGGGTCTCTTCGCACGTGAGCGGGTCCGCGCGCGCACCCCGCAGCAGCTGCGGGCCATGCGCGTGGCGGGGCTGCTCGTCGGGCGCACCCTGGCCATGCTCCGGGAGGAGATCCGCCCGGGGGTGACGACGGGGCAGCTCGACGCGCTCGCCGAGGACCACATCCGCAGTGGCGGCGGGATCCCCAACTTCCAGCTCGTGCCCGGCTACGAGCACACGCTGTGCACCTCGGTCAACGAGGAGATCGTCCACGGCATCCCCGGTGACCGGGTGCTGCGCGAGGGCGACCTGCTGAGCATCGACTGCGGTGCCGAGGTCGAGGGCTGGAACGGTGACGCGGCGATCACCGTGGTCGTCGGCGGTGCGCAGGCCGGTGACCCGGCCGCGGCCCGCCTGTCCGAGGTCACCCACCGCTCCCTGTGGGCCGGCATCGCCGCACTCCGCCGCGGTGGGGACCTCAACGACGTCGGCGGCGCGGTGGAGGACTCGGTGCTCGCGGACGCGCGTGCCGACGGCGTCGAGTACGGCATCGTCGCGGACTACACCGGCCACGGCATCGGTGAGCAGATGCATCTGCCGCCCATGGTGCCCAACTACCGCATCCGTGGTCGGGCGCCCGGCACCCCGGTGGGCAGCACCATCGCCATCGAGCCGATGATCACGCTCGGTGCCGAGGCCAACCACGTGCTGGCCGACGACTGGACGGTCGTCACCGACTCCGGGCGGCCCGCCGCCCACTGGGAGCACTCGGTCGCACTGACCGAGCACGGCATCTGGGTGCTCACGGCCCTCGACGGCGGCGAGGCCGAGCTGACCGCTCGCGGCGCCCCCTTCGGTCCCGTGGACTGA
- a CDS encoding dihydrofolate reductase family protein: MGRLSYGMLVSLDGYVRGPDGSLDWTEPDAQLHEHFNRIQAASALEVYGRHMWETMRYWQDPPAADLESPQYRGFAQAWQDTDKVVVSRSLPSVDAPRTRLWSRLDGGALRELVASADGDVSLSGPTLAAGALRAGLVDEVRAYVVPHVLGGGLSFLPDGYTSPLRLRSERRFAGGVVELVYDVG; encoded by the coding sequence ATGGGACGACTGAGCTACGGGATGCTCGTCTCGCTCGACGGCTACGTCCGCGGCCCCGACGGATCCCTCGACTGGACCGAGCCGGACGCGCAGCTGCACGAGCACTTCAACCGGATCCAGGCCGCCAGCGCGCTGGAGGTCTACGGCCGCCACATGTGGGAGACGATGCGCTACTGGCAGGACCCACCGGCCGCCGATCTCGAGTCACCCCAGTACCGCGGTTTCGCGCAGGCCTGGCAGGACACCGACAAGGTGGTCGTCTCCCGCTCGCTCCCATCGGTCGACGCGCCCCGCACGCGACTGTGGTCGCGGCTGGACGGCGGTGCGCTGCGCGAGCTGGTCGCGTCCGCCGACGGTGATGTGTCGCTCAGCGGCCCGACACTCGCTGCCGGCGCCCTGCGAGCGGGCCTCGTCGACGAGGTCCGCGCCTACGTCGTCCCACACGTGCTCGGGGGCGGCCTGAGCTTCCTGCCGGATGGCTACACATCACCGCTGCGGCTGCGCAGCGAACGTCGGTTCGCCGGAGGGGTCGTCGAGCTGGTCTACGACGTCGGGTGA
- a CDS encoding methylmalonyl-CoA mutase family protein: MTMPPDSPSGADDVLSLAAGFPPADPDTWADMAAAVVNRSRTDEDAVDGAGAVDALSSELPGGLRIDPIHWPQERSLGLPGAMPFTRGRGPRDPELPWHVCQLHDDPDATTSRRAVLEDLERGSAPSGCTSVTTASLPTTSWRSSRTSWSISPP; encoded by the coding sequence ATGACCATGCCCCCTGACAGTCCCTCCGGAGCCGATGACGTCCTGAGCCTGGCCGCGGGATTCCCGCCGGCCGATCCGGACACGTGGGCCGACATGGCCGCGGCGGTGGTCAACAGGTCCCGTACCGACGAGGACGCGGTCGACGGGGCCGGTGCCGTCGACGCCCTCTCGAGCGAGCTGCCCGGCGGTCTGCGGATCGACCCGATCCACTGGCCGCAGGAGCGCAGCCTGGGTCTGCCCGGCGCGATGCCCTTCACCCGCGGCCGGGGGCCGCGCGACCCGGAGCTGCCGTGGCACGTGTGCCAGCTGCACGACGACCCGGACGCCACGACCAGCCGCAGGGCGGTCCTCGAGGACCTCGAGCGGGGGTCAGCGCCGTCTGGCTGCACGTCGGTGACGACGGCATCGCTGCCGACGACCTCGTGGAGGTCCTCGAGGACGTCATGGTCGATCTCGCCCCCGTGA
- a CDS encoding methylmalonyl-CoA mutase family protein, translated as MDRPGGGGRRARLRVGGEGVDPAVVRGSLGHDPIGLAAAVGGTPDLDPLADAVTLCAERWRGVRAITVDTRVHHDAGASDQDEIALALATALDYVRHLTAVGVPAAEVFRRVEFRVAATADQFVTIAKLRALRRTWARIGEVLEVPQADRGAWVHAVTSWRMQTRTDPWVNILRDTIACLAASAGGADAITVLPYDHALGLPTPFSRRVARNTQSILAAESNVGRVADPAGGSNYVETLTDDLARAAWTWFGEIDAAGGAAAALASGAVAERLAATRAARDADLATRELPLTGTSTFPLAGERLLERTPRAQVTADGLPRRRDGQVFEDLRARTAAAGDVAVPVLALGSQREHTTRVSFVANLLGVAGVRPATVEVATADDIAAAVESAKGAKVAVLASSRKGYEGLAGPTAEALRAAGVEQVVLAGPASEAPDTTVDGEIVAGMNIVAFLGDLLDHVGATQAGANA; from the coding sequence GTGGACCGACCAGGCGGCGGCGGCCGCCGCGCTCGTCTCCGCGTGGGAGGCGAAGGGGTCGACCCCGCCGTCGTGCGCGGCAGCCTCGGGCACGACCCGATCGGCCTGGCGGCTGCCGTGGGCGGCACCCCCGACCTCGACCCGCTCGCCGACGCGGTCACGCTGTGCGCCGAGCGCTGGAGGGGCGTGCGGGCGATCACCGTCGACACCCGCGTCCACCACGACGCCGGAGCCAGTGACCAGGACGAGATCGCCCTCGCCCTCGCGACCGCACTGGACTACGTGCGCCACCTGACCGCCGTCGGGGTCCCGGCCGCCGAGGTCTTCCGCCGGGTCGAGTTCCGCGTCGCGGCGACCGCAGACCAGTTCGTCACGATCGCCAAGCTGCGCGCGCTGCGTCGCACGTGGGCGCGCATCGGCGAGGTCCTCGAGGTGCCGCAGGCCGATCGTGGCGCATGGGTCCACGCCGTGACCTCCTGGCGCATGCAGACCCGCACCGACCCGTGGGTGAACATCCTGCGCGACACGATCGCCTGTCTCGCGGCCTCCGCCGGGGGCGCCGATGCCATCACCGTGCTGCCCTACGACCACGCGCTCGGGCTGCCGACTCCCTTCTCCCGCAGGGTCGCCCGCAACACCCAGTCGATCCTCGCGGCCGAGTCCAACGTCGGCCGGGTCGCCGACCCGGCCGGGGGCTCCAACTACGTCGAGACGCTCACCGACGACCTCGCCCGGGCGGCGTGGACCTGGTTCGGCGAGATCGACGCCGCGGGTGGGGCCGCTGCTGCGCTGGCCTCCGGCGCCGTCGCCGAGCGCCTGGCGGCGACGCGCGCTGCTCGGGACGCCGACCTGGCCACCCGTGAGCTGCCGCTGACCGGCACCTCGACCTTCCCGCTGGCGGGGGAGCGGCTCCTCGAGCGCACCCCGCGGGCGCAGGTGACCGCCGACGGGCTGCCCCGTCGGCGCGACGGGCAGGTCTTCGAGGACCTGCGTGCGCGCACCGCCGCCGCCGGCGACGTCGCCGTCCCGGTCCTCGCTCTCGGCTCCCAGCGCGAGCACACCACCCGGGTCAGCTTCGTCGCCAACCTCCTCGGCGTCGCCGGCGTCCGCCCCGCGACCGTCGAGGTGGCGACCGCCGACGACATCGCCGCGGCGGTCGAGTCGGCGAAGGGGGCGAAGGTCGCCGTGCTCGCGTCCTCACGCAAGGGCTACGAGGGTCTGGCCGGTCCGACCGCCGAGGCGCTGCGCGCCGCGGGCGTCGAGCAGGTCGTCCTCGCCGGGCCCGCGAGCGAGGCGCCCGACACCACCGTCGACGGCGAGATCGTCGCGGGCATGAACATCGTCGCCTTCCTGGGCGACCTCCTCGATCACGTCGGTGCCACGCAGGCAGGAGCGAACGCATGA
- the scpA gene encoding methylmalonyl-CoA mutase, translated as MSDAHTIPTFDTVDLGDGAPAPDGRQRWQEALEATPGAADGWTTPEHIEVAPVYTEEDTDDLDFLRTVPGKAPFLRGPYPTMYVNQPWTVRQYAGFSTAEESNAFYRRNLAAGQKGLSVAFDLATHRGYDSDHPRVAGDVGMAGVAIDSIYDMRTLFSGIPLDRMSVSMTMNGAVLPILALYVVAAEEQGVSPEQLSGTIQNDILKEFMVRNTYIYPPQPSMRIISDIFAYTSTKMPRFNSISISGYHMQEAGATQDLELAYTLADGIEYIRAGKEAGLDVDAFAPRLSFFWAIGMNFYMEVAKLRAARLLWARLVKENFGPENPKSLSLRTHSQTSGWSLTAQDVYNNVVRTCVEAMAATQGHTQSLHTNALDEAIALPTDFSARIARNTQLVLQQESGTTRVVDPWGGSAYVERLTHDLAQRALAHIEEVEKAGGMAKAIEAGIPKMRIEEAAARTQARIDSGQQPLIGINTYPVDEDEPIEILKVDNAAVRASQIAGIERLRAERDEEQTQSALAALTEGARADGGTMETNLLALAIDAARAKATVGEISSALEEVYGRYTAQIRTISGVYRDEAGAGGAVEEVQAKVEEFEQAEGRRPRILVAKMGQDGHDRGQKVIATAFADLGFDVDVGPLFQTPAEVARQAVEGDVHVVGVSSLAAGHLSLVPALRAELDELGRQDLMIVVGGVIPKQDFEELRAAGADDIYPPGTVIASAAGGLVDQLRERAAAAHG; from the coding sequence ATGAGCGACGCGCACACCATCCCCACCTTCGACACCGTCGACCTCGGCGACGGCGCACCCGCCCCCGACGGGCGGCAGCGCTGGCAGGAGGCGCTCGAGGCGACCCCGGGTGCCGCCGACGGCTGGACCACCCCGGAGCACATCGAGGTCGCCCCCGTGTACACCGAGGAGGACACCGACGACCTGGACTTCCTGCGCACGGTCCCGGGCAAGGCCCCCTTCCTCCGCGGTCCGTACCCGACCATGTACGTCAACCAGCCGTGGACGGTCCGGCAGTACGCCGGCTTCTCCACCGCCGAGGAGTCCAACGCGTTCTACCGTCGCAACCTCGCGGCCGGGCAGAAGGGCCTCTCGGTCGCCTTCGACCTCGCGACGCACCGCGGGTACGACAGCGACCACCCACGCGTCGCCGGCGACGTCGGCATGGCCGGTGTGGCCATCGACTCGATCTACGACATGCGCACCCTCTTCAGCGGCATCCCGCTGGACCGGATGAGCGTGTCGATGACCATGAACGGCGCGGTGCTGCCGATCCTCGCGCTCTACGTCGTCGCGGCCGAGGAGCAGGGGGTGAGCCCCGAGCAGCTGAGCGGCACCATCCAGAACGACATCCTCAAGGAGTTCATGGTCCGCAACACCTACATCTACCCCCCGCAGCCCTCGATGCGGATCATCTCCGACATCTTCGCCTACACCAGCACGAAGATGCCGCGGTTCAACTCGATCTCCATCTCCGGGTACCACATGCAGGAGGCCGGGGCCACGCAGGACCTCGAGCTGGCCTACACCCTCGCCGACGGCATCGAGTACATCCGGGCCGGGAAGGAGGCGGGGCTGGACGTCGACGCGTTCGCACCGCGGCTGTCGTTCTTCTGGGCCATCGGGATGAACTTCTACATGGAGGTCGCGAAGCTGCGAGCGGCCCGCCTGCTGTGGGCGCGTCTGGTCAAGGAGAACTTCGGCCCCGAGAACCCGAAGTCGCTCTCCCTGCGCACCCACTCGCAGACCTCCGGCTGGAGCCTGACCGCGCAGGACGTCTACAACAACGTCGTGCGCACCTGCGTCGAGGCGATGGCCGCGACCCAGGGGCACACCCAGAGCCTGCACACCAACGCCCTCGACGAGGCGATCGCCCTGCCGACCGACTTCTCTGCGCGGATCGCGCGCAACACCCAGCTGGTGCTCCAGCAGGAGTCGGGCACGACGAGGGTCGTCGACCCGTGGGGTGGCAGCGCCTACGTCGAGCGGCTGACCCACGACCTCGCGCAGCGCGCGCTCGCGCACATCGAGGAGGTGGAGAAGGCCGGCGGCATGGCCAAGGCCATCGAGGCCGGCATCCCGAAGATGCGCATCGAGGAGGCGGCCGCCCGGACCCAGGCGCGGATCGACTCGGGGCAGCAGCCGTTGATCGGGATCAACACCTATCCCGTCGACGAGGACGAGCCCATCGAGATCCTGAAGGTGGACAACGCCGCCGTGCGCGCGTCGCAGATCGCCGGGATCGAGCGGCTGCGGGCCGAGCGCGACGAGGAGCAGACCCAGTCCGCCCTCGCCGCCCTGACCGAGGGTGCGAGGGCCGACGGCGGCACCATGGAGACCAACCTGCTCGCGCTGGCCATCGACGCCGCGCGCGCGAAGGCCACCGTCGGTGAGATCTCCTCCGCGCTGGAGGAGGTCTACGGGCGCTACACCGCGCAGATCCGTACCATCTCGGGTGTGTACCGGGACGAAGCAGGGGCGGGCGGAGCCGTCGAGGAGGTCCAGGCCAAGGTCGAGGAGTTCGAGCAGGCCGAGGGCCGTCGTCCGCGCATCCTCGTGGCCAAGATGGGCCAGGACGGGCACGACCGCGGCCAGAAGGTCATCGCGACCGCCTTCGCCGACCTCGGCTTCGACGTCGACGTGGGTCCGCTCTTCCAGACCCCGGCCGAGGTGGCACGCCAGGCCGTCGAGGGCGACGTGCACGTCGTCGGGGTCTCCTCGCTGGCCGCGGGGCACCTGTCCCTCGTGCCGGCGCTGCGGGCCGAGCTCGACGAGCTCGGCCGTCAGGACCTGATGATCGTCGTCGGCGGGGTCATCCCGAAGCAGGACTTCGAGGAGCTGCGGGCCGCCGGTGCCGACGACATCTACCCCCCGGGCACCGTCATCGCCAGCGCCGCGGGCGGTCTGGTCGACCAGCTGCGGGAGCGGGCCGCCGCCGCCCATGGCTGA
- the meaB gene encoding methylmalonyl Co-A mutase-associated GTPase MeaB, protein MAESVADLAAGVRARSRAHIARAITLVESSRPDHRERSKALLAELAADTGHGLRVGISGIPGAGKSTFIDALGIRLIEKGHRVAVVAVDPSSARTGGSVLGDRTRMARLTASDDAFVRPSPSGAHLGGVARATRESMLVLEAAGHDVVLVETVGVGQSEVAVAEMVDTFLMLALARGGDQLQGIKRGILEMADVIAVNKADGEHAGDARVAARELSGAMRLMNPDPQARRPPVLTCSAYTGDGLDEVWDAVLEHRAWLESQGSLQSRRAEQQREWMWAMVDAELRDAVRHSPRVRELLTEITPGVRAGRVTAVEGAERIIAAFSADLADRD, encoded by the coding sequence ATGGCTGAGTCGGTCGCCGACCTCGCGGCGGGGGTGCGCGCCCGCTCCCGGGCGCACATCGCCCGGGCGATCACGCTCGTCGAGTCCTCCCGTCCGGACCACCGGGAGCGCTCGAAGGCACTGCTCGCCGAGCTCGCCGCCGACACCGGCCACGGGTTGCGGGTGGGCATCTCCGGCATCCCCGGTGCCGGCAAGTCGACCTTCATCGATGCGCTCGGCATCCGGCTGATCGAGAAGGGGCACCGCGTCGCGGTCGTGGCCGTGGACCCGAGCAGCGCCCGCACCGGCGGGTCCGTGCTCGGTGACCGGACCCGGATGGCTCGGCTGACGGCGAGCGACGACGCCTTCGTGCGCCCGTCCCCGTCGGGGGCGCACCTCGGGGGAGTGGCCCGCGCGACCCGCGAGTCGATGCTCGTCCTCGAGGCAGCCGGCCACGACGTCGTGCTCGTCGAGACGGTCGGCGTCGGGCAGTCGGAAGTCGCCGTCGCGGAGATGGTCGACACCTTCCTCATGCTGGCGCTCGCCCGCGGCGGCGACCAGCTCCAGGGGATCAAGCGCGGCATCCTCGAGATGGCCGACGTCATCGCAGTCAACAAGGCCGACGGTGAGCACGCCGGTGACGCGCGCGTCGCCGCCCGCGAGCTGTCCGGCGCGATGCGCCTGATGAACCCGGACCCGCAGGCTCGTCGTCCGCCGGTCCTCACGTGCAGCGCCTACACCGGTGACGGGCTCGACGAGGTCTGGGACGCCGTCCTGGAGCACCGCGCGTGGCTCGAGTCGCAGGGCTCGCTGCAGAGCCGCCGCGCCGAGCAGCAGCGCGAGTGGATGTGGGCGATGGTCGACGCCGAGCTGCGGGACGCGGTCCGGCACTCGCCCCGGGTGCGCGAGCTGCTCACCGAGATCACCCCCGGCGTGCGCGCCGGCCGGGTGACTGCCGTGGAGGGCGCCGAGCGCATCATCGCCGCCTTCTCGGCCGACCTCGCCGACCGGGACTGA
- a CDS encoding type II CAAX endopeptidase family protein, which translates to MTGPRLALVGDPEWAGVEHARRALAAVLPEASVELLPPGADPSPDVDGLWLLAPPASADPQVHDTTTARALELHVPLVGPVAGEGGSTPFVHATPGSRLAGIVGDGPLELPQTVAGGRAARDYVDAPGTVWFPEAHRGSQPATVRAAGAPFVALTDYPLATDAGVHPLLLDFAAAVRGRAAGRLPSLPYGPAGAPMAPPRRRRSLRALPDDEPRSYVHQMRTEGHRWWRPLLALTLGIGVFVFELLALTIIWLIVDPAMRDPDLSMAEIDLTAPVTMLMGNLMLIALIPATLVATRLGHWRPMGKLLSVTGRIRWRWLGRASLVTLVVWGAYIVLGWFVEGGEVTERPDHWPWLILITLLTTPFQAAAEEIAFRGGLLQGVGAWIRKPVVALAVGTALSVVLFALAHASLDPWVLLQLGAMGFATCYLTWRTGGLEAAIVLHTVNNVVLIVLLTLVGGLEGAYITDTTTSDAAAGGLGGIATLIMMAILLHQARRAGIAPRTMGAPAEG; encoded by the coding sequence ATGACTGGTCCGCGCCTTGCCCTCGTCGGGGACCCGGAGTGGGCCGGCGTCGAGCACGCCCGCCGCGCCCTGGCCGCCGTCCTTCCCGAGGCCTCGGTCGAGCTGTTGCCCCCCGGAGCCGATCCCTCCCCCGACGTGGACGGCCTCTGGCTGCTCGCTCCCCCGGCCTCGGCCGACCCGCAGGTCCACGACACCACCACCGCGCGCGCCCTGGAGCTCCACGTCCCCCTCGTCGGGCCCGTGGCCGGCGAAGGGGGGTCCACCCCCTTCGTGCACGCGACGCCCGGCTCCCGACTGGCGGGGATCGTCGGGGATGGCCCGCTCGAGCTGCCGCAGACGGTCGCCGGCGGGCGAGCGGCGCGCGACTACGTCGACGCCCCGGGCACCGTGTGGTTCCCCGAGGCCCACCGGGGGTCGCAGCCGGCGACCGTGCGCGCGGCGGGCGCCCCCTTCGTCGCACTGACCGACTACCCGCTGGCCACGGACGCGGGGGTCCACCCGCTACTGCTGGACTTCGCCGCGGCCGTCCGCGGTCGGGCGGCCGGTCGACTCCCCTCGCTCCCGTACGGTCCCGCCGGCGCGCCGATGGCCCCACCCCGGCGCCGGAGGTCGCTGCGGGCACTGCCCGACGACGAACCACGCAGCTACGTGCACCAGATGCGCACGGAGGGCCACCGCTGGTGGCGACCGCTGCTCGCCCTGACGCTGGGCATCGGTGTCTTCGTCTTCGAGCTGCTCGCCCTGACCATCATCTGGCTGATCGTCGACCCCGCGATGCGGGACCCCGACCTGAGCATGGCGGAGATCGACCTCACCGCTCCCGTGACGATGCTCATGGGCAACCTCATGCTCATCGCGCTCATCCCGGCCACCCTCGTGGCGACCCGGCTGGGTCACTGGCGACCGATGGGCAAGCTGCTGTCGGTCACCGGCCGGATCCGGTGGCGGTGGCTGGGCCGCGCCAGCCTGGTCACCCTCGTCGTCTGGGGTGCGTACATCGTCCTGGGATGGTTCGTGGAGGGCGGCGAGGTCACCGAGCGCCCCGATCACTGGCCGTGGCTGATCCTCATCACCCTGCTCACCACGCCGTTCCAGGCCGCGGCCGAGGAGATCGCCTTCCGCGGCGGGCTGCTGCAGGGGGTCGGGGCCTGGATCAGGAAGCCGGTCGTCGCACTGGCCGTCGGTACCGCGCTGTCCGTGGTGCTCTTCGCCCTGGCCCACGCCTCGTTGGACCCGTGGGTCCTGCTGCAGCTGGGTGCCATGGGCTTCGCCACCTGCTACCTGACCTGGCGCACCGGCGGGCTGGAGGCGGCGATCGTGCTGCACACGGTCAACAACGTCGTCCTCATCGTCCTGCTCACCCTCGTCGGCGGGCTCGAGGGCGCCTACATCACCGACACGACGACCAGTGACGCCGCCGCGGGCGGGCTCGGCGGGATCGCCACGCTGATCATGATGGCGATCCTGCTCCACCAGGCCCGGCGCGCCGGGATCGCCCCTCGCACGATGGGTGCCCCGGCGGAGGGCTGA
- a CDS encoding BCCT family transporter yields MDALARKLGLRTQPTIFFVSAGLMVTFLIVLLIFPDQLNKSFSAGREWIVTNLGWYFIFGVTAWLIILLAVAFSPYGQVQLGRKDEPPEYSFPSWFAMLFAGGIGTILMFWGVAEPISHFSNPPKAGVEPYTVEAAQDGMNFALYHLSLHTWAIFCLPGLAFAYFIHRYELPVRVSSVFYPFLKDGIYGPIGRAIDILAILGTLFGVAVSIGLGTSQIGAGLGELFGWANNTTLQVAIVIVLTTVAVTSIVRGLDKGVKLLSNINIAMAIGLMVFVFLTGGMTLFLLRQLFETTGNFVSELPQLMLWNDALANITKDDGWGWQGGWTVFYWAWTVSWAPFMGIFLARISKGRTVREFVLGVLFAPSIFTIIWFVIFGWSALRIDGMDGSEGPISAAVAESIPLSMFAFFENYPLTTLVQGLAVIIVAIFFATSSDSASLVVDMLCTGDGDSGPTRQRVFWGVSEGALAALLIVLAGDEGLNALQQVITVIGLPMFTLMFLAGISFLVALQKENLQFVTKVRGVPEEAVFAGREALDRGEVSGEQAATQRDETTDDRSDVPG; encoded by the coding sequence ATGGACGCCCTTGCCCGCAAACTCGGACTGCGGACCCAACCGACGATCTTCTTCGTGTCGGCGGGGCTCATGGTCACCTTCCTCATCGTTCTGCTGATCTTCCCCGACCAACTCAACAAGAGCTTCAGCGCCGGCCGCGAGTGGATCGTCACCAACCTCGGGTGGTACTTCATCTTCGGCGTCACCGCGTGGTTGATCATCCTCCTCGCCGTCGCCTTCAGCCCCTACGGGCAGGTCCAGCTCGGACGCAAGGACGAGCCGCCGGAGTACAGCTTCCCCTCGTGGTTCGCCATGCTCTTCGCCGGTGGCATCGGCACCATCCTGATGTTCTGGGGCGTGGCCGAGCCGATCTCGCACTTCTCGAACCCGCCGAAGGCAGGGGTGGAGCCGTACACCGTGGAGGCAGCCCAGGACGGGATGAACTTCGCCCTCTACCACCTGAGCCTGCACACCTGGGCGATCTTCTGCCTGCCCGGTCTCGCCTTCGCCTACTTCATCCACCGCTACGAGCTCCCGGTCCGGGTCAGCTCGGTTTTCTACCCCTTCCTCAAGGACGGCATCTACGGCCCGATCGGGCGGGCCATCGACATCCTCGCCATCCTCGGCACGCTCTTCGGTGTCGCGGTCTCCATCGGGCTGGGCACCTCGCAGATCGGCGCCGGTCTGGGCGAGCTCTTCGGGTGGGCCAACAACACGACGCTGCAGGTGGCCATCGTCATCGTCCTCACCACGGTGGCCGTCACCTCGATCGTCCGGGGCCTGGACAAGGGCGTGAAGCTCCTGTCGAACATCAACATCGCCATGGCGATCGGCCTGATGGTCTTCGTCTTCCTGACCGGCGGGATGACCCTCTTCCTGCTCCGGCAGCTCTTCGAGACCACCGGCAACTTCGTCTCCGAGCTCCCCCAGCTCATGCTCTGGAACGACGCCCTGGCCAACATCACCAAGGACGACGGCTGGGGCTGGCAAGGCGGCTGGACCGTCTTCTACTGGGCCTGGACGGTCAGCTGGGCCCCGTTCATGGGGATCTTCCTCGCCCGCATCTCCAAGGGGCGCACGGTGCGCGAGTTCGTCCTGGGTGTCCTCTTCGCGCCGAGCATCTTCACCATCATCTGGTTCGTCATCTTCGGTTGGTCGGCGCTGCGGATCGACGGCATGGACGGCTCGGAGGGACCGATCTCGGCGGCCGTGGCGGAGTCGATCCCGCTGTCGATGTTCGCCTTCTTCGAGAACTACCCGCTGACGACGCTCGTCCAGGGCCTCGCGGTGATCATCGTCGCGATCTTCTTCGCGACCAGCTCCGACTCCGCCTCCCTCGTCGTCGACATGCTGTGCACCGGTGACGGCGACTCGGGCCCGACCCGCCAGCGCGTCTTCTGGGGCGTCAGCGAGGGCGCTCTCGCGGCGCTGCTCATCGTGCTGGCCGGCGACGAGGGCCTCAATGCCCTCCAACAAGTGATCACCGTCATCGGGCTTCCCATGTTCACCCTGATGTTCCTCGCGGGCATCAGCTTCCTCGTCGCCCTGCAAAAGGAGAACCTGCAGTTCGTCACGAAGGTCCGCGGTGTCCCCGAGGAGGCGGTCTTCGCCGGCAGGGAGGCCCTCGACCGGGGTGAGGTCTCCGGTGAGCAGGCCGCGACGCAGCGGGACGAGACCACGGACGACCGGAGCGACGTCCCCGGCTGA
- the infA gene encoding translation initiation factor IF-1, translating into MAKKDGVIEVEGTIIEALPNANFRVELTNGHKVLAHISGKMRQHYIRILPEDKVVVELSPYDLTRGRIVFRYR; encoded by the coding sequence ATGGCCAAGAAGGACGGTGTCATCGAGGTCGAGGGCACGATCATCGAAGCGCTCCCGAACGCGAACTTTCGGGTGGAGCTGACCAATGGTCACAAGGTTCTCGCCCACATCTCGGGCAAGATGCGGCAGCACTACATCCGGATCCTCCCCGAGGACAAGGTCGTGGTGGAGCTCAGCCCGTACGACCTGACCCGCGGCCGTATCGTCTTCCGCTACCGCTGA
- the rpmJ gene encoding 50S ribosomal protein L36, which yields MKVQPSVKKICDKCKVIRRNGRVMVICDNLRHKQRQG from the coding sequence ATGAAGGTTCAGCCGAGCGTCAAGAAGATCTGCGACAAGTGCAAGGTGATCCGCCGCAACGGCCGGGTCATGGTGATCTGCGACAACCTGCGCCACAAGCAGCGCCAGGGCTGA
- the rpsM gene encoding 30S ribosomal protein S13 has translation MARLVGVDLPREKRVEVALTYIFGVGRTTAQKAVAATEVDPSTRVKDLGDDQLVALRDWLEENVQLEGDLRREVAADIRRKVEIGTYEGLRHRRGLPVRGQRTKTNARTRKGPKRTVAGKKKA, from the coding sequence ATGGCACGTCTTGTTGGAGTCGACCTCCCGCGCGAGAAGCGCGTCGAGGTCGCCCTGACCTACATCTTCGGTGTGGGCCGCACGACTGCGCAGAAGGCAGTCGCGGCAACCGAGGTCGACCCGAGCACCCGCGTGAAGGACCTCGGCGACGACCAGCTCGTCGCCCTGCGCGACTGGCTCGAGGAGAACGTCCAGCTCGAGGGAGACCTCCGCCGCGAGGTCGCTGCCGACATCCGCCGCAAGGTCGAGATCGGCACCTACGAGGGTCTGCGCCACCGCCGTGGCCTCCCGGTGCGCGGCCAGCGCACCAAGACCAACGCGCGCACCCGGAAGGGCCCCAAGCGCACCGTCGCAGGCAAGAAGAAGGCCTGA